One region of Bubalus kerabau isolate K-KA32 ecotype Philippines breed swamp buffalo chromosome 6, PCC_UOA_SB_1v2, whole genome shotgun sequence genomic DNA includes:
- the POGZ gene encoding pogo transposable element with ZNF domain isoform X2, whose protein sequence is MADTDLFMECEEEELEPWQKISDVIEDSVVEDYNSVDKTTTAGNSLVQQGGQPLILTQNPAPGLGTMVTQPVLRPVQVMQNANHVTSSPVASQPIFITTQGFPVRNVRPVQNAMNQVGIVLNVQQGQTVRPITLVPAPGTQFVKPTVGVPQVFSQMTPVRPGSTMPVRPTTNTFTTVIPATLTIRSTVPQSQSQSTKSTPSTSTTPTATQPTSLGHLAVQPPGQSSQTQNPKLAPSFPSPPAVSIASFVTVKRPGVTGENSNEVAKLVNTLNTIPSLGQSPGPVVVSNNSSAHGSQRTSGPESSMKVTSPIPVFDLQDGGRKICPQCNAHFRVTEALRGHMCYCCPEMVEYQKKGKSLDSEPSVPSAAKPPSPEKTAPVASTPSSTPIPALSPPTKVPEPNENVGDAVQTKLIMLVDDFYYGRDGGTVAQLTNFPKVATSFRCPHCTKRLKNNIRFMNHMKHHVELDQQNGEVDGHTICQHCYRQFSTPFQLQCHLENVHSPYESTTKCKICEWAFESEPLFLQHMKDTHKPGEMPYVCQVCQYRSSLYSEVDVHFRMIHEDTRHLLCPYCLKVFKNGSAFQQHYMRHQKRNVYHCNKCRLQFLFAKDKIEHKLQHHKTFRKPKQLEGLKPGTKVTIRASRGQPRTAPVPSSDGPPGSLQEAAPLASSADPLPVFLYPPVQRNVQKRAVRKMSVMGRQTCLECSFEIPDFPNHFPTYVHCSLCRYSTCCSRAYANHMINNHVPRKSPKYLALFKNSVSGSKLACTSCTFVTSVGDAMAKHLVFNPSHRSSSILPRGLTWISHSRHGQTRDRAHDRNLKNLYPPPSFSSNKAATVKSVGVTPAEPEELPAPVAQALPSPASTATPPPTPTHLQTLALPPLAAEEAECLNVDDQDEGSPVTQDPEPASGGGSSSGVGKKEQLSVKKLRVVLFALCCNTEQAAEHFRNPQRRIRRWLRRFQASQGESLEGKYLSLEAEEKLAEWVLTQREQQLPVNEETLFQKATKIGRSLEGGFKISYEWAVRFMLRHHLTPHARRAVAHTLPKDVAENAGLFIEFVQRQIHNQDLSLSMIVAIDEVSLFLDMEVLSSEDRKENALQTVGTGEPWCDVVLAILADGTVLPTLVFYRGQVDQPANVPDCILLEAKESGYSDDEIMELWSTRVWQKHTACQRSKGMLVMDCHRTHLSEEVLAMLSASSTLPAVIPAGCSSKIQPLDVCIKRTVKNFLHKKWKEQAREMADTACDSDVLLQLVLVWLAEVLGVIGDCPELVQRSFLVASVLPGPDGNMNSPTRNADMQEELIASLEEQLKLSGEQSEEPSASTPRPRSSPEETIEPESLHQLFEGESETESFYGFEEADLDLMEI, encoded by the exons TAGACCAATTACACTAGTCCCAG CCCCAGGTACCCAGTTTGTTAAGCCGACAGTGGGCGTCCCACAAGTGTTCTCTCAGATGACCCCTGTGAGGCCAGGCTCCACGATGCCTGTGCGGCCCACCACCAACACCTTCACCACCGTCATCCCAGCCACTCTGACCATTCGAAGCACCGTCCCACAGTCTCAGTCCCAGTCGACCAAGTCCACTCCCAGCACTTCCACCACACCCACTGCCACACAGCCGACCTCACTGGGGCACCTTGCTGTCCAGCCCCCAGGCCAATCCAGCCAGACTCAGAACCCCAAACTAG ctccctccttcccctctccaCCTGCAGTGAGCATTGCCAGCTTTGTCACTGTGAAGCGACCTGGTGTTACAGGTGAAAATAGCAATGAAGTGGCCAAACTGGTGAATACCCTTAACACCATCCCTTCCCTGGGCCAGAGTCCTGGGCCAGTGGTGGTATCCAACAACAGCTCCGCACATGGCTCTCAAAGAACCAGCGGGCCTGAGTCTTCAATGAAAG TGACCTCGCCCATCCCAGTGTTTGACCTCCAGGATGGTGGACGGAAGATATGTCCACAGTGTAATGCTCACTTCCGTGTTACTGAAGCTCTGAGAGGTCACATGTGT tactgttgcccagaaatgGTTGAAtaccagaagaaaggaaaatctctGGATTCAGAACCCAGTGTCCCATCAGCAGCAAAGCCCCCATCCCCTGAGAAAACAGCTCCTGTTGCTTCCACTCCCTCTTCTACACCTATTCCTGCTCTGTCACCACCTACCAAAGTACCAGAGCCAAATGAGAATGTGGGTGATGCTGTCCAGACCAAGCTCATTATGCTAGTAGATGACTTCTACTATGGACGGGATGGTGGCACAGTAGCCCAGCTCACAAACTTCCCTAAGGTTGCCACATCTTTCCGATGCCCACATTGTACCAAAAGGCTAAAAAACAACATTCG ATTTATGAACCATATGAAACATCATGTAGAGCTTGATCAGCAGAATGGTGAGGTGGATGGCCATACTATCTGCCAGCACTGCTATCGTCAGTTTTCCACTCCCTTCCAGCtccagtgccacctggaaaatGTTCATAGTCCCTATGAATCAACTA CCAAGTGCAAGATCTGTGAGTGGGCATTTGAGAGTGAGCCACTGTTTCTCCAGCATATGAAGGATACTCATAAGCCTGGAGAGATGCCTTATGTTTGCCAG GTGTGTCAGTACCGCTCCTCACTCTACTCTGAGGTAGACGTCCACTTTCGGATGATCCATGAGGATACTCGGCACCTGCTCTGCCCTTATTGCTTGAAGGTCTTCAAAAATGGCAGTGCGTTCCAACAGCATTACATGAGGCACCAG aagAGGAATGTTTATCACTGCAACAAATGCCGGCTGCAGTTTCTCTTTGCCAAGGACAAAATTGAACACAAGCTGCAGCACCATAAAACCTTCCGTAAACCCAAGCAGCTGGAAGGTTTGAAACCAGGCACCAAG GTGACAATCCGGGCTTCCCGGGGGCAGCCAAGAACTGCTCCTGTACCCTCCAGTGATGGACCTCCTGGCAGCTTGCAGGAAGCAGCACCACTGGCCTCCTCAGCAGACCCTCTGCCTGTCTTCCTTTACCCCCCTGTGCAGCGCAACGTCCAGAAGAGAGCTGTTAGGAAAAT GAGTGTCATGGGCCGGCAGACGTGTCTGGAGTGCAGCTTTGAGATCCCAGACTTCCCCAATCATTTCCCTACTTACGTTCATTGCTCTCTGTGTCGCTATAGTACCTGCTGTTCTCGAGCTTACGCCAACCATATGATCAA CAATCATGTTCCACGGAAGAGCCCCAAGTATTTGGCTTTGTTTAAAAATTCTGTGAG TGGAAGCAAGCTGGCCTGCACTTCATGTACCTTTGTTACCTCTGTGGGAGATGCCATGGCTAAGCATTTGGTATTCAACCCTTCTCATAGATCCAGTAGCATCCTGCCACGGG GACTCACTTGGATATCTCACTCAAG GCATGGCCAGACTCGTGACCGAGCACACGACCGGAACTTGAAAAACTTgtaccctcctccttccttctcgtCTAATAAAGCTGCCACTGTGAAGTCTGTTGGAGTCACCCCAGCTGAGCCTGAAGAGCTGCCAGCTCCTGTGGCCCAGGCACTCCCGTCACCGGCCTCAACTGCAACCCCACCACCGACCCCCACACATCTCCAGACTTTAGCCCTTCCACCCTTGGCTGCAGAGGAGGCCGAATGTCTGAATGTTGATGACCAGGATGAAGGGAGCCCAGTCACCCAGGACCCTGAGCCAGCATCAGGGGGTGGTAGTAGCAGTGGGGTTGGCAAGAAAGAGCAGCTTTCTGTGAAGAAGCTTCGAGTGGTCCTGTTTGCCCTATGCTGCAACACAGAACAGGCAGCTGAACACTTCCGAAACCCCCAGCGACGCATCCGGCGTTGGCTTCGGCGCTTCCAGGCCTCTCAGGGGGAGAGTCTGGAGGGCAAGTATCTGAGCTTAGAGGCAGAAGAGAAGCTGGCTGAGTGGGTGCTGACCCAGCGAGAGCAACAGCTACCTGTAAATGAGGAGACCTTGTTCCAGAAAGCCACCAAAATAGGACGTTCCTTGGAGGGGGGATTTAAGATCTCATACGAGTGGGCTGTGCGTTTCATGCTACGGCACCACCTGACTCCCCACGCACGGCGTGCTGTGGCCCACACTCTACCTAAGGATGTGGCAGAGAATGCAGGactcttcattgaatttgtaCAACGGCAAATTCACAACCAGGACTTGTCCTTGTCTATGATTGTGGCTATTGATGAGGTCTCCTTGTTCCTCGATATGGAGGTACTGAGCAGTGAAGACCGAAAGGAGAATGCCCTGCAGACAGTGGGCACAGGGGAGCCTTGGTGTGACGTGGTGCTGGCCATTCTGGCAGATGGCACTGTCCTCCCTACCCTGGTTTTCTACCGAGGACAGGTGGATCAGCCTGCTAATGTGCCAGACTGTATCTTGCTAGAGGCGAAGGAGAGTGGCTACAGTGACGATGAGATCATGGAGCTGTGGTCAACCCGAGTGTGGCAAAAACACACGGCTTGCCAGCGCAGCAAAGGCATGCTGGTGATGGACTGCCACCGCACTCACTTATCAGAAGAGGTGCTGGCCATGCTTAGTGCCTCTAGCACTTTGCCTGCGGTCATCCCCGCAGGCTGCAGCTCCAAAATCCAGCCATTAGATGTATGCATCAAGCGGACTGTCAAGAACTTCCTGCACAAAAAGTGGAAGGAGCAGGCTCGGGAAATGGCAGATACTGCGTGTGATTCTGATGTCCTGCTTCAGCTAGTTCTGGTCTGGCTGGCTGAGGTGCTTGGTGTTATCGGGGACTGTCCAGAGCTAGTTCAgcggtccttcctggtggctagCGTTCTGCCTGGCCCTGATGGCAACATGAACTCACCCACACGAAACGCTGACATGCAGGAGGAGCTAATTGCCTCCCTAGAGGAGCAGCTAAAGCTGAGTGGGGAACAGTCCGAGGAACCCTCAGCTTCCACTCCTCGACCCAGGTCATCTCCTGAAGAGACAATTGAGCCTGAAAGCCTTCACCAGCTCTTTGAGGGTGAAAGCGAGACCGAGTCTTTCTATGGCTTTGAAGAAGCTGACCTAGATCTGATGGAGATTTGA
- the POGZ gene encoding pogo transposable element with ZNF domain isoform X5: MADTDLFMECEEEELEPWQKISDVIEDSVVEDYNSVDKTTTAGNSLVQQGGQPLILTQNPAPGLGTMVTQPVLRPVQVMQNANHVTSSPVASQPIFITTQGFPVRNVRPVQNAMNQVGIVLNVQQGQTVRPITLVPAPGTQFVKPTVGVPQVFSQMTPVRPGSTMPVRPTTNTFTTVIPATLTIRSTVPQSQSQSTKSTPSTSTTPTATQPTSLGHLAVQPPGQSSQTQNPKLVTSPIPVFDLQDGGRKICPQCNAHFRVTEALRGHMCYCCPEMVEYQKKGKSLDSEPSVPSAAKPPSPEKTAPVASTPSSTPIPALSPPTKVPEPNENVGDAVQTKLIMLVDDFYYGRDGGTVAQLTNFPKVATSFRCPHCTKRLKNNIRFMNHMKHHVELDQQNGEVDGHTICQHCYRQFSTPFQLQCHLENVHSPYESTTKCKICEWAFESEPLFLQHMKDTHKPGEMPYVCQVCQYRSSLYSEVDVHFRMIHEDTRHLLCPYCLKVFKNGSAFQQHYMRHQKRNVYHCNKCRLQFLFAKDKIEHKLQHHKTFRKPKQLEGLKPGTKVTIRASRGQPRTAPVPSSDGPPGSLQEAAPLASSADPLPVFLYPPVQRNVQKRAVRKMSVMGRQTCLECSFEIPDFPNHFPTYVHCSLCRYSTCCSRAYANHMINNHVPRKSPKYLALFKNSVSGSKLACTSCTFVTSVGDAMAKHLVFNPSHRSSSILPRGLTWISHSRHGQTRDRAHDRNLKNLYPPPSFSSNKAATVKSVGVTPAEPEELPAPVAQALPSPASTATPPPTPTHLQTLALPPLAAEEAECLNVDDQDEGSPVTQDPEPASGGGSSSGVGKKEQLSVKKLRVVLFALCCNTEQAAEHFRNPQRRIRRWLRRFQASQGESLEGKYLSLEAEEKLAEWVLTQREQQLPVNEETLFQKATKIGRSLEGGFKISYEWAVRFMLRHHLTPHARRAVAHTLPKDVAENAGLFIEFVQRQIHNQDLSLSMIVAIDEVSLFLDMEVLSSEDRKENALQTVGTGEPWCDVVLAILADGTVLPTLVFYRGQVDQPANVPDCILLEAKESGYSDDEIMELWSTRVWQKHTACQRSKGMLVMDCHRTHLSEEVLAMLSASSTLPAVIPAGCSSKIQPLDVCIKRTVKNFLHKKWKEQAREMADTACDSDVLLQLVLVWLAEVLGVIGDCPELVQRSFLVASVLPGPDGNMNSPTRNADMQEELIASLEEQLKLSGEQSEEPSASTPRPRSSPEETIEPESLHQLFEGESETESFYGFEEADLDLMEI, translated from the exons TAGACCAATTACACTAGTCCCAG CCCCAGGTACCCAGTTTGTTAAGCCGACAGTGGGCGTCCCACAAGTGTTCTCTCAGATGACCCCTGTGAGGCCAGGCTCCACGATGCCTGTGCGGCCCACCACCAACACCTTCACCACCGTCATCCCAGCCACTCTGACCATTCGAAGCACCGTCCCACAGTCTCAGTCCCAGTCGACCAAGTCCACTCCCAGCACTTCCACCACACCCACTGCCACACAGCCGACCTCACTGGGGCACCTTGCTGTCCAGCCCCCAGGCCAATCCAGCCAGACTCAGAACCCCAAACTAG TGACCTCGCCCATCCCAGTGTTTGACCTCCAGGATGGTGGACGGAAGATATGTCCACAGTGTAATGCTCACTTCCGTGTTACTGAAGCTCTGAGAGGTCACATGTGT tactgttgcccagaaatgGTTGAAtaccagaagaaaggaaaatctctGGATTCAGAACCCAGTGTCCCATCAGCAGCAAAGCCCCCATCCCCTGAGAAAACAGCTCCTGTTGCTTCCACTCCCTCTTCTACACCTATTCCTGCTCTGTCACCACCTACCAAAGTACCAGAGCCAAATGAGAATGTGGGTGATGCTGTCCAGACCAAGCTCATTATGCTAGTAGATGACTTCTACTATGGACGGGATGGTGGCACAGTAGCCCAGCTCACAAACTTCCCTAAGGTTGCCACATCTTTCCGATGCCCACATTGTACCAAAAGGCTAAAAAACAACATTCG ATTTATGAACCATATGAAACATCATGTAGAGCTTGATCAGCAGAATGGTGAGGTGGATGGCCATACTATCTGCCAGCACTGCTATCGTCAGTTTTCCACTCCCTTCCAGCtccagtgccacctggaaaatGTTCATAGTCCCTATGAATCAACTA CCAAGTGCAAGATCTGTGAGTGGGCATTTGAGAGTGAGCCACTGTTTCTCCAGCATATGAAGGATACTCATAAGCCTGGAGAGATGCCTTATGTTTGCCAG GTGTGTCAGTACCGCTCCTCACTCTACTCTGAGGTAGACGTCCACTTTCGGATGATCCATGAGGATACTCGGCACCTGCTCTGCCCTTATTGCTTGAAGGTCTTCAAAAATGGCAGTGCGTTCCAACAGCATTACATGAGGCACCAG aagAGGAATGTTTATCACTGCAACAAATGCCGGCTGCAGTTTCTCTTTGCCAAGGACAAAATTGAACACAAGCTGCAGCACCATAAAACCTTCCGTAAACCCAAGCAGCTGGAAGGTTTGAAACCAGGCACCAAG GTGACAATCCGGGCTTCCCGGGGGCAGCCAAGAACTGCTCCTGTACCCTCCAGTGATGGACCTCCTGGCAGCTTGCAGGAAGCAGCACCACTGGCCTCCTCAGCAGACCCTCTGCCTGTCTTCCTTTACCCCCCTGTGCAGCGCAACGTCCAGAAGAGAGCTGTTAGGAAAAT GAGTGTCATGGGCCGGCAGACGTGTCTGGAGTGCAGCTTTGAGATCCCAGACTTCCCCAATCATTTCCCTACTTACGTTCATTGCTCTCTGTGTCGCTATAGTACCTGCTGTTCTCGAGCTTACGCCAACCATATGATCAA CAATCATGTTCCACGGAAGAGCCCCAAGTATTTGGCTTTGTTTAAAAATTCTGTGAG TGGAAGCAAGCTGGCCTGCACTTCATGTACCTTTGTTACCTCTGTGGGAGATGCCATGGCTAAGCATTTGGTATTCAACCCTTCTCATAGATCCAGTAGCATCCTGCCACGGG GACTCACTTGGATATCTCACTCAAG GCATGGCCAGACTCGTGACCGAGCACACGACCGGAACTTGAAAAACTTgtaccctcctccttccttctcgtCTAATAAAGCTGCCACTGTGAAGTCTGTTGGAGTCACCCCAGCTGAGCCTGAAGAGCTGCCAGCTCCTGTGGCCCAGGCACTCCCGTCACCGGCCTCAACTGCAACCCCACCACCGACCCCCACACATCTCCAGACTTTAGCCCTTCCACCCTTGGCTGCAGAGGAGGCCGAATGTCTGAATGTTGATGACCAGGATGAAGGGAGCCCAGTCACCCAGGACCCTGAGCCAGCATCAGGGGGTGGTAGTAGCAGTGGGGTTGGCAAGAAAGAGCAGCTTTCTGTGAAGAAGCTTCGAGTGGTCCTGTTTGCCCTATGCTGCAACACAGAACAGGCAGCTGAACACTTCCGAAACCCCCAGCGACGCATCCGGCGTTGGCTTCGGCGCTTCCAGGCCTCTCAGGGGGAGAGTCTGGAGGGCAAGTATCTGAGCTTAGAGGCAGAAGAGAAGCTGGCTGAGTGGGTGCTGACCCAGCGAGAGCAACAGCTACCTGTAAATGAGGAGACCTTGTTCCAGAAAGCCACCAAAATAGGACGTTCCTTGGAGGGGGGATTTAAGATCTCATACGAGTGGGCTGTGCGTTTCATGCTACGGCACCACCTGACTCCCCACGCACGGCGTGCTGTGGCCCACACTCTACCTAAGGATGTGGCAGAGAATGCAGGactcttcattgaatttgtaCAACGGCAAATTCACAACCAGGACTTGTCCTTGTCTATGATTGTGGCTATTGATGAGGTCTCCTTGTTCCTCGATATGGAGGTACTGAGCAGTGAAGACCGAAAGGAGAATGCCCTGCAGACAGTGGGCACAGGGGAGCCTTGGTGTGACGTGGTGCTGGCCATTCTGGCAGATGGCACTGTCCTCCCTACCCTGGTTTTCTACCGAGGACAGGTGGATCAGCCTGCTAATGTGCCAGACTGTATCTTGCTAGAGGCGAAGGAGAGTGGCTACAGTGACGATGAGATCATGGAGCTGTGGTCAACCCGAGTGTGGCAAAAACACACGGCTTGCCAGCGCAGCAAAGGCATGCTGGTGATGGACTGCCACCGCACTCACTTATCAGAAGAGGTGCTGGCCATGCTTAGTGCCTCTAGCACTTTGCCTGCGGTCATCCCCGCAGGCTGCAGCTCCAAAATCCAGCCATTAGATGTATGCATCAAGCGGACTGTCAAGAACTTCCTGCACAAAAAGTGGAAGGAGCAGGCTCGGGAAATGGCAGATACTGCGTGTGATTCTGATGTCCTGCTTCAGCTAGTTCTGGTCTGGCTGGCTGAGGTGCTTGGTGTTATCGGGGACTGTCCAGAGCTAGTTCAgcggtccttcctggtggctagCGTTCTGCCTGGCCCTGATGGCAACATGAACTCACCCACACGAAACGCTGACATGCAGGAGGAGCTAATTGCCTCCCTAGAGGAGCAGCTAAAGCTGAGTGGGGAACAGTCCGAGGAACCCTCAGCTTCCACTCCTCGACCCAGGTCATCTCCTGAAGAGACAATTGAGCCTGAAAGCCTTCACCAGCTCTTTGAGGGTGAAAGCGAGACCGAGTCTTTCTATGGCTTTGAAGAAGCTGACCTAGATCTGATGGAGATTTGA
- the POGZ gene encoding pogo transposable element with ZNF domain isoform X4 encodes MVTQPVLRPVQVMQNANHVTSSPVASQPIFITTQGFPVRNVRPVQNAMNQVGIVLNVQQGQTVRPITLVPAPGTQFVKPTVGVPQVFSQMTPVRPGSTMPVRPTTNTFTTVIPATLTIRSTVPQSQSQSTKSTPSTSTTPTATQPTSLGHLAVQPPGQSSQTQNPKLAPSFPSPPAVSIASFVTVKRPGVTGENSNEVAKLVNTLNTIPSLGQSPGPVVVSNNSSAHGSQRTSGPESSMKVTSPIPVFDLQDGGRKICPQCNAHFRVTEALRGHMCYCCPEMVEYQKKGKSLDSEPSVPSAAKPPSPEKTAPVASTPSSTPIPALSPPTKVPEPNENVGDAVQTKLIMLVDDFYYGRDGGTVAQLTNFPKVATSFRCPHCTKRLKNNIRFMNHMKHHVELDQQNGEVDGHTICQHCYRQFSTPFQLQCHLENVHSPYESTTKCKICEWAFESEPLFLQHMKDTHKPGEMPYVCQVCQYRSSLYSEVDVHFRMIHEDTRHLLCPYCLKVFKNGSAFQQHYMRHQKRNVYHCNKCRLQFLFAKDKIEHKLQHHKTFRKPKQLEGLKPGTKVTIRASRGQPRTAPVPSSDGPPGSLQEAAPLASSADPLPVFLYPPVQRNVQKRAVRKMSVMGRQTCLECSFEIPDFPNHFPTYVHCSLCRYSTCCSRAYANHMINNHVPRKSPKYLALFKNSVSGSKLACTSCTFVTSVGDAMAKHLVFNPSHRSSSILPRGLTWISHSRHGQTRDRAHDRNLKNLYPPPSFSSNKAATVKSVGVTPAEPEELPAPVAQALPSPASTATPPPTPTHLQTLALPPLAAEEAECLNVDDQDEGSPVTQDPEPASGGGSSSGVGKKEQLSVKKLRVVLFALCCNTEQAAEHFRNPQRRIRRWLRRFQASQGESLEGKYLSLEAEEKLAEWVLTQREQQLPVNEETLFQKATKIGRSLEGGFKISYEWAVRFMLRHHLTPHARRAVAHTLPKDVAENAGLFIEFVQRQIHNQDLSLSMIVAIDEVSLFLDMEVLSSEDRKENALQTVGTGEPWCDVVLAILADGTVLPTLVFYRGQVDQPANVPDCILLEAKESGYSDDEIMELWSTRVWQKHTACQRSKGMLVMDCHRTHLSEEVLAMLSASSTLPAVIPAGCSSKIQPLDVCIKRTVKNFLHKKWKEQAREMADTACDSDVLLQLVLVWLAEVLGVIGDCPELVQRSFLVASVLPGPDGNMNSPTRNADMQEELIASLEEQLKLSGEQSEEPSASTPRPRSSPEETIEPESLHQLFEGESETESFYGFEEADLDLMEI; translated from the exons TAGACCAATTACACTAGTCCCAG CCCCAGGTACCCAGTTTGTTAAGCCGACAGTGGGCGTCCCACAAGTGTTCTCTCAGATGACCCCTGTGAGGCCAGGCTCCACGATGCCTGTGCGGCCCACCACCAACACCTTCACCACCGTCATCCCAGCCACTCTGACCATTCGAAGCACCGTCCCACAGTCTCAGTCCCAGTCGACCAAGTCCACTCCCAGCACTTCCACCACACCCACTGCCACACAGCCGACCTCACTGGGGCACCTTGCTGTCCAGCCCCCAGGCCAATCCAGCCAGACTCAGAACCCCAAACTAG ctccctccttcccctctccaCCTGCAGTGAGCATTGCCAGCTTTGTCACTGTGAAGCGACCTGGTGTTACAGGTGAAAATAGCAATGAAGTGGCCAAACTGGTGAATACCCTTAACACCATCCCTTCCCTGGGCCAGAGTCCTGGGCCAGTGGTGGTATCCAACAACAGCTCCGCACATGGCTCTCAAAGAACCAGCGGGCCTGAGTCTTCAATGAAAG TGACCTCGCCCATCCCAGTGTTTGACCTCCAGGATGGTGGACGGAAGATATGTCCACAGTGTAATGCTCACTTCCGTGTTACTGAAGCTCTGAGAGGTCACATGTGT tactgttgcccagaaatgGTTGAAtaccagaagaaaggaaaatctctGGATTCAGAACCCAGTGTCCCATCAGCAGCAAAGCCCCCATCCCCTGAGAAAACAGCTCCTGTTGCTTCCACTCCCTCTTCTACACCTATTCCTGCTCTGTCACCACCTACCAAAGTACCAGAGCCAAATGAGAATGTGGGTGATGCTGTCCAGACCAAGCTCATTATGCTAGTAGATGACTTCTACTATGGACGGGATGGTGGCACAGTAGCCCAGCTCACAAACTTCCCTAAGGTTGCCACATCTTTCCGATGCCCACATTGTACCAAAAGGCTAAAAAACAACATTCG ATTTATGAACCATATGAAACATCATGTAGAGCTTGATCAGCAGAATGGTGAGGTGGATGGCCATACTATCTGCCAGCACTGCTATCGTCAGTTTTCCACTCCCTTCCAGCtccagtgccacctggaaaatGTTCATAGTCCCTATGAATCAACTA CCAAGTGCAAGATCTGTGAGTGGGCATTTGAGAGTGAGCCACTGTTTCTCCAGCATATGAAGGATACTCATAAGCCTGGAGAGATGCCTTATGTTTGCCAG GTGTGTCAGTACCGCTCCTCACTCTACTCTGAGGTAGACGTCCACTTTCGGATGATCCATGAGGATACTCGGCACCTGCTCTGCCCTTATTGCTTGAAGGTCTTCAAAAATGGCAGTGCGTTCCAACAGCATTACATGAGGCACCAG aagAGGAATGTTTATCACTGCAACAAATGCCGGCTGCAGTTTCTCTTTGCCAAGGACAAAATTGAACACAAGCTGCAGCACCATAAAACCTTCCGTAAACCCAAGCAGCTGGAAGGTTTGAAACCAGGCACCAAG GTGACAATCCGGGCTTCCCGGGGGCAGCCAAGAACTGCTCCTGTACCCTCCAGTGATGGACCTCCTGGCAGCTTGCAGGAAGCAGCACCACTGGCCTCCTCAGCAGACCCTCTGCCTGTCTTCCTTTACCCCCCTGTGCAGCGCAACGTCCAGAAGAGAGCTGTTAGGAAAAT GAGTGTCATGGGCCGGCAGACGTGTCTGGAGTGCAGCTTTGAGATCCCAGACTTCCCCAATCATTTCCCTACTTACGTTCATTGCTCTCTGTGTCGCTATAGTACCTGCTGTTCTCGAGCTTACGCCAACCATATGATCAA CAATCATGTTCCACGGAAGAGCCCCAAGTATTTGGCTTTGTTTAAAAATTCTGTGAG TGGAAGCAAGCTGGCCTGCACTTCATGTACCTTTGTTACCTCTGTGGGAGATGCCATGGCTAAGCATTTGGTATTCAACCCTTCTCATAGATCCAGTAGCATCCTGCCACGGG GACTCACTTGGATATCTCACTCAAG GCATGGCCAGACTCGTGACCGAGCACACGACCGGAACTTGAAAAACTTgtaccctcctccttccttctcgtCTAATAAAGCTGCCACTGTGAAGTCTGTTGGAGTCACCCCAGCTGAGCCTGAAGAGCTGCCAGCTCCTGTGGCCCAGGCACTCCCGTCACCGGCCTCAACTGCAACCCCACCACCGACCCCCACACATCTCCAGACTTTAGCCCTTCCACCCTTGGCTGCAGAGGAGGCCGAATGTCTGAATGTTGATGACCAGGATGAAGGGAGCCCAGTCACCCAGGACCCTGAGCCAGCATCAGGGGGTGGTAGTAGCAGTGGGGTTGGCAAGAAAGAGCAGCTTTCTGTGAAGAAGCTTCGAGTGGTCCTGTTTGCCCTATGCTGCAACACAGAACAGGCAGCTGAACACTTCCGAAACCCCCAGCGACGCATCCGGCGTTGGCTTCGGCGCTTCCAGGCCTCTCAGGGGGAGAGTCTGGAGGGCAAGTATCTGAGCTTAGAGGCAGAAGAGAAGCTGGCTGAGTGGGTGCTGACCCAGCGAGAGCAACAGCTACCTGTAAATGAGGAGACCTTGTTCCAGAAAGCCACCAAAATAGGACGTTCCTTGGAGGGGGGATTTAAGATCTCATACGAGTGGGCTGTGCGTTTCATGCTACGGCACCACCTGACTCCCCACGCACGGCGTGCTGTGGCCCACACTCTACCTAAGGATGTGGCAGAGAATGCAGGactcttcattgaatttgtaCAACGGCAAATTCACAACCAGGACTTGTCCTTGTCTATGATTGTGGCTATTGATGAGGTCTCCTTGTTCCTCGATATGGAGGTACTGAGCAGTGAAGACCGAAAGGAGAATGCCCTGCAGACAGTGGGCACAGGGGAGCCTTGGTGTGACGTGGTGCTGGCCATTCTGGCAGATGGCACTGTCCTCCCTACCCTGGTTTTCTACCGAGGACAGGTGGATCAGCCTGCTAATGTGCCAGACTGTATCTTGCTAGAGGCGAAGGAGAGTGGCTACAGTGACGATGAGATCATGGAGCTGTGGTCAACCCGAGTGTGGCAAAAACACACGGCTTGCCAGCGCAGCAAAGGCATGCTGGTGATGGACTGCCACCGCACTCACTTATCAGAAGAGGTGCTGGCCATGCTTAGTGCCTCTAGCACTTTGCCTGCGGTCATCCCCGCAGGCTGCAGCTCCAAAATCCAGCCATTAGATGTATGCATCAAGCGGACTGTCAAGAACTTCCTGCACAAAAAGTGGAAGGAGCAGGCTCGGGAAATGGCAGATACTGCGTGTGATTCTGATGTCCTGCTTCAGCTAGTTCTGGTCTGGCTGGCTGAGGTGCTTGGTGTTATCGGGGACTGTCCAGAGCTAGTTCAgcggtccttcctggtggctagCGTTCTGCCTGGCCCTGATGGCAACATGAACTCACCCACACGAAACGCTGACATGCAGGAGGAGCTAATTGCCTCCCTAGAGGAGCAGCTAAAGCTGAGTGGGGAACAGTCCGAGGAACCCTCAGCTTCCACTCCTCGACCCAGGTCATCTCCTGAAGAGACAATTGAGCCTGAAAGCCTTCACCAGCTCTTTGAGGGTGAAAGCGAGACCGAGTCTTTCTATGGCTTTGAAGAAGCTGACCTAGATCTGATGGAGATTTGA